The DNA region ggtcccagctgtgctaggcgagtgttgtaccactgagccacaatcccagcccctgttacTGCATGTTTAAAGATTAAGAAGTTGATTATTCTGTTCAAAATTGTGACTAAACataattatgaaaaacaaaaataagagtcAAGAGAGAGCTGAGTGTTATAACACTTGCCCTACAGCGCAAtgttgggtttgatccccaatggatcaaaaattaattaaattaaaaggtgTATGTATCTTTCTTGGCTGATAATGTCATTGACTAAAAGTTAAGAATTGCTTTGTATGTCTCCCCATCCTGAGTTCCTGATATCCCTTTGTGTCTACAATATATCTCTTTTACATATTATAACTAAAATTGTTTAAGTCATCTCTTATTGGTGTGCTGTGTAGTGCTTGTAGTGGTTTGTAGATTCGATTTGAGGAAGTCTGTTTTGTAATCTTTTCCTAGGTACACTGATGCCAAAGGACTATGACCTTTCAGAACTTCTTGAGAGACTACAAAGTTCTGATTGTTATGGTACCTTTAATCGGGCTCATACATTTGGGGTGGCACAAAATCAAAAGCAGCCCTGTCTTCCAAGTACCTAATAAGGACAACATTCCTGAGCCCGATAGTCTAGCACTCACAAGTCCACCGAAGAGCCAAATCCAAGGGAAATAGTAGGCTTGCTACTTGCAGGTAAGTTTCCTTTAATCTGGTCAACCAAACTGTATGTTCCAATGTGGGAAACTTGATTTTATAGAGCACTGGCAAGAAAAAAGCCAAATTCACAAATGAGCTGTTGCTTTTATCATGACCcacattcttcttttttccaaGACAGATAAAATGAGTTGTTTCATTCCTTAGCATCTattattttagctttaaaataattttttccttttgagagtcgctaaaattaaaagaatgtaGTTAATTAATTCAGAGCTATAGTCCCTCATTCATAATTCCAAAATCCAAGTAGTTCTAAAAACCAAAATGTCTGTCCTAACTTGTTTGACCATAAAACTTGATCTTAATTGACATCAGGTAATTTATAGTGTTTatctcatttaaaatgaaatttttaatttcactgcAGAAATGTTATGTTTGATTATGAGTGTTGTACTACATCATAGTCATTGACTATGGATATGTACTAACTTTTTGATTATAGATGTTTATACAACATTATATTCGTAAAATCCAAGAAATTCTGAACTGTGAAACTCATCTGGCCTTAAGGGTTCCAGATAATGTGACCctataattgtaaaatattttccattttaatacaCTTTTTGGATTTTGAGGTAGGGATCATTCTTTAAATTTTGGCATTAGGTAGGTCATTTTAAGGTTTTGCTCCTTAATACAAGCAGAACCTTGATccaattttcttaatttataagaGGTGTGAAATTTTGAGTTGTGATAAGACTATGATATAATTACTGGTTGCAACATTATATTAAAtcaagatttaatttttaaatattcataaggaaaaatgggaaagtatggtttaaaatattagatacttatttaatataaaaagtgaACTTAAAAGAATAACCCCTCAGGTATTCcttgtaaaattttctttttgtaggaGGAATTTTAAAGGATATGAGCAGAGAGTTACAACATTTATTAGATgcttcatttttatgtataagGTCATGAGAATATGATAGTGTATGTATGTTGTAGTTGATGTTTTTCCCTGTAACTCACATAATAAGTTGCAAGGGGGATTTCCTTGTGCAAAAAGAAATATGAGGAATATGAGTTAAGGTATTCTTGGAAgagaaataaagttgaaaaaagaaGTTATCTCCTTTAAAAGATTAGGCGAATACATTAAAAGCTTTAAATGTCAATGCAGCAATGGTTAAGATAGTCTTAGAAGTGAATACCACTGGTCAGGCAAATGGAAGCAGATATTTAAACAGGCTTTGGGTAAGCAAAAGTTAAAACCAGATTTTAGAGTGAATTAAACACTTGATTCCAAATAGTTTTTGAAGTACATCAAAagaatatactatattttttccctttttatttttacttttattatagaaaattataaacagacctaaaaataaaagatggaataCTGAACCCTCAAGTGGCCATCACTTATCTCTGACACTTTCCTGCATTTTGCCAATCTTTTATTCAtcctttcagtttttttaattgctaaaatattttatagcaacTCCCAAGCACCACTGTGTAGCTCTTCAGGATACATCCTTTAACAGTAATAGCAAACACATGGATAAACATACAACCACATTTGCATTATCACACTGAGAAAATTGTCAGTAATTCCTTACTTTAACTTAATACCCAGAgccatgtttatatttatgtatttgtctttaaaaatatattggaatTCATATCCAAACAAAATCCACATATACTGCATTTGATAAATAATATCTCTTTCAAAACTATTAAATATCCCCTGCTggtctacttttttaaaaacattctgaaTTTGGTCAATTGcacttttttagtttgtttgttttgtcatttaacgaattcctctctcccctgatttTCTGTAATCTGGAAGTTAAATCAAAAGGTTTACTTGAAATtggcctaattttttaaaaataagaagactcCATGGATAGGATATATCTCCTAGGTATTAATGTTATTTCACATATAACGTCTGGTCCAATTTTGACGTTGCTAACATTAATAAGTAAGTTATCAGTCTAATCTCTCCATTATAAAGTTCTTCATTAGTCCCttacttaataaattattaacatCTCTTGGTGATCACTGCACTAATCTTGGAATTGATATACTTTTCTGTAAAAGGACTAAATAGTTTGCCTTGCAAACCATATAATCTCTGTTCCAACTATTCAACTTTCTGTTGtagcatataaaataatttatatataatgtgtgaTAAGCCTTATTTgcattctaataaaactttatttacaaaaacaggcagcaGGCTGCCTGTGATTCTTGGACTTAATTAACCAGCCAGTGTGATGAcataattcattatttcattgGGGATATCAAATTTTTTATCATTCCTTCTGTAATTTATTAGGTAAAACAACTTCCTCTCAACTATTTGGTTACCTCAAAATACATTTatacagaaaagacaaaaataaatgctctttttccctttattgggttttaaaataatgacttaGTGCTCTAGTAGCTTAGGGATTTTGTTTTTGATGTCAGTGTGAATTTGTGAGTTTACATATATTTCACTTATCTCAATCCATTACAGCCACCATTTTGTTTAGTGCTCAAATTGTCCCATCTTGGATTCTGTCCAAGTTGACTGCTACAACTTATTTTTCCCTGTGACCTTTTGATATAACCCAGGGAGTCTTTGATAACATCCTTAGTTTCTGACAGAAAGCTTGTAGTAGCTCAATTTGTGCATTTCTTGCTTCAGACCTAAAATCAGCCATTTTTCTAAAGAACCCTAAATCCTTTTAGGAGAAACTTTTtgcctgtttttatttctttaaatcatATTGGGTATATTATATATGGTATATTATCTCTTAATTTGGGAAGCAGTCATGTAAGTTTTACTGTTATTTTAGCTAAGTATCCATTgttgaaaaacaattaaaaaaatcatctgcCAGCCCTGTGCATTTAGGAACAATCAGAATCATGCCTCTGAT from Ictidomys tridecemlineatus isolate mIctTri1 chromosome 5, mIctTri1.hap1, whole genome shotgun sequence includes:
- the LOC144378054 gene encoding uncharacterized protein LOC144378054; protein product: MTFQNFLRDYKVLIVMVPLIGLIHLGWHKIKSSPVFQVPNKDNIPEPDSLALTSPPKSQIQGK